Proteins from a single region of Gordonia hongkongensis:
- the poxB gene encoding ubiquinone-dependent pyruvate dehydrogenase has protein sequence MPPTVAERIVEELERAGVRHVHGLPGDSLNGFTDALRRNDTISWRHVRHEESAAFAASAEAALTGELAVCVGSCGPGNLHLINGLFDAHRSRVPVLAIAAHIPATEIGTGYFQETHPEQLFRECSAFCEMVGTPDQMPRLLDIALRTAVEKQDVAVLVIPGETFLAPCPKRRAGAPIRRIPRVTRPTDAEIDRAADTLNASERVTILAGAGVQGSHDEVVELARALQAPVVHALRGKEFIEYDNPYDVGMTGLLGFSSGYRAIEKCDTLLMLGTDFPYEQFYPSKATIIQVDIRGEQIGRRCPVDLPLVGDVGDTARALLPKISTGRDSAHLSTSLAHYATARRRLDDLADNDRNRTPIHPQYLTRLISEKADRDAVFIPDVGSPVVWAARYLEMNGARRLIGSFTHGSMANAVSQAIGAQTAFPDRQIVALAGDGGLAMLLGELLTITQNNLPVKIVVFDNSSLNFVEVEMKAAGFVNYGTDLENPDFAALAESLGIHGRRVERPDDLAGAVDELLAHDGPALLDVVTARQELSIPPTITAAQAKGFTLYALRTVLSGRGDELVDLAETNLFRRLFD, from the coding sequence ATGCCGCCCACTGTCGCGGAGAGGATCGTCGAGGAACTCGAGCGCGCCGGAGTCCGGCACGTCCACGGGTTGCCCGGTGATTCACTCAACGGTTTCACCGATGCCCTGCGGAGAAACGACACCATCTCGTGGCGACATGTGCGACACGAGGAGTCGGCGGCGTTCGCCGCGTCCGCCGAAGCCGCGCTCACCGGTGAACTGGCGGTGTGCGTGGGAAGTTGCGGGCCCGGCAACCTGCACCTGATCAACGGACTGTTCGACGCACACCGCAGTCGTGTCCCGGTCCTCGCGATCGCCGCGCACATCCCGGCGACGGAGATCGGCACCGGCTACTTCCAGGAGACCCACCCCGAGCAGCTGTTCCGGGAATGCAGCGCCTTCTGCGAGATGGTCGGCACGCCCGACCAGATGCCGCGCCTGCTCGACATCGCCCTGCGCACCGCGGTCGAGAAACAGGATGTGGCGGTCCTCGTCATCCCGGGCGAGACCTTCCTGGCGCCGTGCCCGAAACGGCGCGCCGGCGCCCCCATCCGCCGTATCCCGCGGGTCACCCGCCCCACCGATGCCGAGATCGACCGCGCCGCAGACACTCTCAACGCCTCCGAGCGCGTGACTATTCTCGCCGGGGCGGGGGTGCAGGGGTCTCACGACGAGGTCGTCGAGCTCGCCCGTGCCCTGCAGGCCCCCGTCGTGCACGCGTTGCGGGGCAAGGAATTCATCGAGTACGACAACCCCTACGACGTGGGAATGACCGGGCTGCTCGGCTTCTCGTCCGGATACCGGGCGATCGAGAAGTGCGACACACTGCTCATGCTGGGCACCGACTTCCCCTATGAACAGTTCTATCCGTCGAAGGCGACCATCATCCAGGTCGACATCCGTGGCGAGCAGATCGGTCGACGCTGCCCCGTCGACCTGCCACTCGTCGGCGATGTCGGCGACACCGCCCGTGCGCTCCTGCCGAAGATCTCCACCGGCCGCGACTCCGCACACCTGTCGACCTCGTTGGCCCACTACGCCACGGCACGGCGCCGCCTCGACGACCTCGCCGACAACGACCGCAACCGGACGCCCATCCACCCGCAGTACCTCACCCGCCTCATCAGCGAGAAAGCCGACCGCGACGCGGTGTTCATCCCCGACGTCGGCTCACCGGTGGTGTGGGCGGCGCGCTACCTCGAGATGAACGGGGCCCGTCGCCTGATCGGCTCGTTCACCCACGGCTCGATGGCCAATGCCGTGTCCCAGGCGATCGGCGCACAGACCGCCTTCCCGGACCGCCAGATCGTTGCGCTCGCCGGCGACGGCGGGCTCGCGATGCTGCTCGGCGAGCTGCTGACCATCACCCAGAACAACCTGCCGGTGAAGATCGTCGTCTTCGACAACTCGTCGCTGAACTTCGTCGAGGTCGAGATGAAGGCGGCCGGATTCGTCAACTACGGAACCGATCTGGAGAATCCGGACTTCGCCGCGCTGGCGGAGTCGCTCGGTATCCACGGTCGGCGCGTCGAGCGGCCGGACGACCTGGCCGGTGCGGTCGACGAGCTCCTCGCGCACGATGGTCCGGCGCTGCTCGATGTCGTCACCGCTCGGCAGGAGCTGTCCATCCCGCCGACGATCACCGCCGCCCAGGCCAAGGGCTTCACGCTGTACGCGCTCCGCACCGTACTGTCCGGACGCGGCGACGAACTGGTCGACCTCGCCGAGACCAATCTCTTCCGGCGGCTGTTCGACTAG
- a CDS encoding MBL fold metallo-hydrolase: protein MRRVFADLWETSSDNPFPGLTTHGYLWRSTRNVLFYSVASDSEFDELYRLGGIDEQYLSHQDEAGPLLAAIHGRFGTTLHAPFAEADRIGRYARIGVGLADRHTDGNGVEVIPTPGHSPGSTSYLVHGADGDRYLFTGDTLYRSESGRWTAGYLPGISDPVQLAGSLELLATLAPDVVISSAYAGESAVHRVDTSTWTAGVTEAILGLQVAADRNA from the coding sequence ATGCGCCGCGTATTCGCCGACCTGTGGGAGACCAGCTCCGACAACCCGTTTCCGGGACTGACCACGCATGGCTACCTGTGGAGGTCGACTCGAAATGTCCTCTTCTACTCGGTTGCGTCGGACTCCGAGTTCGATGAGCTCTACCGCCTGGGTGGGATCGACGAGCAATATCTGTCGCATCAGGATGAGGCCGGGCCGCTGCTGGCTGCGATCCACGGACGATTCGGGACGACACTGCACGCTCCTTTCGCCGAAGCGGACCGGATCGGCCGCTACGCGCGGATCGGGGTGGGGCTCGCGGACCGGCACACGGACGGCAACGGGGTCGAGGTGATCCCGACACCCGGCCATTCCCCGGGTAGCACGAGCTACCTGGTGCACGGCGCCGACGGCGACCGCTACCTGTTCACCGGGGACACCCTCTATCGCAGCGAGTCGGGGCGGTGGACCGCCGGGTATCTCCCGGGCATCAGTGACCCCGTCCAGCTCGCGGGGAGCCTCGAACTGCTGGCCACTCTTGCCCCGGACGTCGTCATATCGAGCGCGTATGCGGGGGAGTCAGCCGTTCACCGTGTCGACACGTCCACCTGGACAGCCGGTGTCACCGAAGCGATTCTCGGCCTGCAGGTGGCTGCGGACCGAAACGCCTAG
- a CDS encoding oxygenase MpaB family protein, with amino-acid sequence MSTSLPPDTPAFPAAVAYESAMTNQRLRGVRALVRQFTRKDLFPEPENLRTFAEDMFRTDPVAERFVDEVYGTLGGEAARALLDQALTDGLDSIDDPPPALVDLFEEFETVPDWVDPELITEGEAIWRRWGTGLFSVAGGITLEMYTEAAVAKPLSLAGGYAGDNALRRFLETSRFWIDVSHPGALLTPGSQGRATAMRVRIMHVWVRRTVAEHPEWDRRRWGDPISQSYQLLTLLGGSVVPAMALWLTRVQTTPREIRVLLHYQRYLGHLLGVRTQWYPETIADSLRLLAFVTSTRTYDAGADGAELIESFPAAFAKRGSTGLQRLRGTYNAAMYAAYSSIYMLPTTRLRYRMPSPVPGMLVIVLRLPVVIVVETTRRLSPRFRRLHEKWMCRHRENWHDWQTSGRPAEYAHGKGLRR; translated from the coding sequence GTGTCCACCTCGCTGCCACCCGATACTCCTGCCTTTCCGGCGGCGGTCGCCTACGAGTCCGCGATGACCAACCAGCGTCTGCGAGGCGTGCGGGCGCTGGTACGGCAGTTCACCCGCAAAGACCTCTTCCCGGAGCCGGAGAACCTCCGCACCTTCGCCGAGGACATGTTCCGCACCGATCCCGTGGCCGAACGATTCGTCGACGAGGTCTACGGCACGCTGGGCGGCGAGGCGGCCCGGGCCCTGCTCGATCAGGCACTCACCGACGGCCTGGACAGCATCGACGATCCCCCGCCGGCACTGGTCGACCTGTTCGAGGAATTCGAGACGGTGCCCGACTGGGTCGACCCCGAGCTGATCACGGAGGGCGAGGCCATCTGGCGCCGGTGGGGTACCGGCCTGTTCAGCGTCGCCGGGGGGATCACCCTGGAGATGTACACCGAGGCCGCGGTCGCGAAACCGCTCTCGCTGGCCGGGGGCTATGCGGGCGACAACGCTCTGCGACGTTTCCTGGAGACCTCGCGTTTCTGGATCGACGTCTCGCACCCGGGCGCGTTGCTGACGCCGGGGTCGCAGGGTCGTGCGACGGCGATGCGGGTACGCATCATGCACGTGTGGGTCCGGCGCACCGTCGCCGAACACCCGGAATGGGACCGCCGACGCTGGGGCGACCCGATCAGTCAGTCCTACCAACTACTGACCCTGCTGGGCGGCAGCGTGGTGCCCGCGATGGCGCTGTGGCTGACCAGAGTACAGACGACACCCCGCGAGATCCGCGTCCTGCTGCACTATCAGCGCTACCTCGGCCACCTACTCGGGGTGCGCACGCAGTGGTATCCGGAAACGATCGCCGACTCGTTGCGATTGCTGGCCTTCGTCACGTCCACCCGCACCTACGACGCCGGGGCCGACGGCGCAGAGCTCATCGAGTCGTTCCCGGCCGCGTTCGCGAAGCGCGGGTCGACCGGCTTGCAGCGGTTGCGCGGCACATACAACGCGGCGATGTACGCGGCGTACTCGAGCATCTACATGCTGCCCACGACGCGGCTGCGCTACCGGATGCCCAGTCCGGTTCCGGGGATGCTCGTCATCGTGCTCCGACTACCGGTGGTGATCGTCGTCGAAACCACCCGTCGACTCTCACCTCGATTCCGTCGACTTCACGAGAAGTGGATGTGCCGCCATCGGGAGAACTGGCACGACTGGCAGACCTCGGGTCGCCCGGCCGAGTACGCCCACGGGAAAGGTCTCCGGCGCTGA
- a CDS encoding fused (3R)-hydroxyacyl-ACP dehydratase subunits HadA/HadB: MTHTPTTTATTTDDPSGIGSRVGHYYVLDGSYQVGREKVREYARAVQDYHGAHWEPEAAAALGYSGLVAPLTFTSIPAMAANRELFEKVIVGYDTYVQTEQVFEQHRPIVAGDELTTDVELTSVRRIAGKDLITVTNTMTDASGERVHTMHTTVVGVTADEVDPELSSAVRKVMMHDVNIFSHDEAAERYVRTVRPDADVRTADDSGRTSGARNFDELNVGDELPLHTIRLSRGDLVNYGGVAGDANPIHWDETSAKLAGLPDVIAHGMLTMGLGAAFVSSWSGDPGAVTRYAVRLSQPAVVSGAEGGEIEYSGRIKSLDPATRTGVVIVVAKSGGRKIFGLATLNIRFS; the protein is encoded by the coding sequence GTGACGCACACCCCGACGACCACCGCCACGACCACCGACGATCCCTCCGGGATCGGATCCCGCGTCGGCCACTACTACGTGCTCGACGGCTCGTATCAGGTCGGCCGCGAGAAGGTGCGTGAGTACGCACGCGCGGTCCAGGACTACCACGGCGCCCACTGGGAGCCCGAAGCCGCAGCCGCCCTTGGCTATTCCGGTCTCGTCGCGCCGCTCACCTTCACCTCCATCCCGGCGATGGCGGCGAACCGGGAGCTGTTCGAGAAGGTCATCGTCGGATACGACACCTACGTCCAGACCGAGCAGGTCTTCGAGCAGCACCGCCCGATCGTCGCCGGCGACGAGCTGACGACGGACGTGGAGCTGACGAGTGTCCGTCGGATCGCGGGCAAAGACCTGATCACCGTGACCAACACCATGACCGATGCCTCAGGCGAGCGTGTGCACACCATGCACACGACGGTCGTCGGGGTCACCGCCGACGAGGTCGACCCCGAGTTGAGCAGTGCGGTCCGCAAGGTGATGATGCACGACGTCAACATCTTCAGCCACGACGAAGCGGCGGAACGATACGTGCGGACGGTCCGTCCCGACGCTGACGTCCGCACCGCTGACGACAGCGGGCGGACATCGGGCGCACGGAACTTCGACGAGCTGAACGTCGGCGACGAACTGCCTCTGCACACGATCAGGTTGTCGCGCGGCGATCTGGTCAACTACGGCGGTGTCGCGGGCGACGCGAACCCCATCCATTGGGACGAGACGAGCGCAAAACTGGCCGGCCTGCCTGATGTCATCGCGCACGGCATGCTGACCATGGGGCTCGGGGCCGCTTTCGTGTCGTCGTGGTCGGGCGACCCGGGTGCCGTCACCCGCTACGCGGTGCGCCTGTCCCAGCCCGCTGTCGTGTCCGGCGCCGAGGGCGGCGAGATCGAGTACAGCGGGCGGATCAAGTCGCTCGATCCGGCGACCCGGACGGGCGTCGTGATCGTGGTGGCCAAGTCGGGCGGCCGCAAGATCTTCGGTCTCGCCACACTGAATATCCGCTTCTCGTGA
- a CDS encoding phage tail protein, whose protein sequence is MGDVIDFKQVSTAGLESSPVAEALAGLRANEARYYKTKYGHDFTVVPASDAPEIRDRVTAILADERDITIASPALEVSDFEVGPDDGRLHMSYVFYESGLAVNVMYSIDPGGKRAVGFKLSDGMDVPAELESTFKFARQKSKLAGVIRGSYFVIKGEY, encoded by the coding sequence ATGGGTGACGTGATCGACTTCAAGCAGGTCTCCACCGCGGGACTCGAGAGTTCACCGGTTGCGGAGGCGCTGGCGGGACTCCGGGCAAACGAGGCCCGGTACTACAAGACGAAGTACGGGCACGACTTCACCGTCGTCCCGGCGTCGGACGCGCCCGAAATCCGCGACCGGGTGACCGCGATCCTGGCCGACGAGCGCGACATCACCATCGCCTCACCCGCGCTCGAGGTCAGCGACTTCGAGGTGGGCCCGGACGACGGACGGCTGCACATGTCGTACGTGTTCTACGAGTCCGGCCTCGCGGTGAACGTCATGTACAGCATCGATCCCGGCGGGAAGCGTGCCGTCGGGTTCAAGCTCTCGGACGGCATGGACGTCCCGGCCGAGTTGGAGTCGACGTTCAAGTTCGCGCGTCAGAAATCGAAACTCGCCGGCGTGATCCGCGGGTCGTACTTCGTCATCAAAGGGGAGTACTGA
- a CDS encoding nitroreductase family deazaflavin-dependent oxidoreductase, whose product MSANAELSPEGWVREQTEKILEQGTTDGVTVMDRPIVLFTTTGAKSGKKRYVPLMRVEENGKYLMVASKGGAPEHPAWYHNVKANPQVTAQDGTEVKELTARELSDGEERDHWWELAVAAFPPYAEYQTKTDRQIPVFVLE is encoded by the coding sequence ATGAGTGCTAACGCAGAGTTGAGTCCTGAAGGCTGGGTCCGCGAGCAGACCGAGAAGATCCTGGAGCAGGGCACGACCGACGGTGTGACCGTGATGGACCGTCCGATCGTCCTGTTCACCACGACCGGCGCGAAGTCGGGCAAGAAGCGCTACGTCCCGCTGATGCGCGTGGAGGAGAACGGCAAGTACCTCATGGTCGCCTCGAAGGGCGGCGCGCCCGAGCATCCGGCGTGGTACCACAACGTGAAGGCGAACCCCCAGGTCACCGCGCAGGACGGTACCGAGGTGAAGGAATTGACCGCGCGCGAGCTGAGTGACGGCGAGGAGCGCGATCACTGGTGGGAGCTGGCCGTCGCCGCCTTCCCGCCCTACGCCGAGTACCAGACGAAGACCGATCGGCAGATACCGGTGTTCGTCCTGGAGTGA
- a CDS encoding methylated-DNA--[protein]-cysteine S-methyltransferase, translated as MTTPCRALVPTPVGTVAVDSNGSAVVRVAWRVTTDVPTDDETIDPVLAEAIRQIRAYFAGDLTEFDLPVDLDRMSDAARAVLSTLHRTVAHGDTVTYGELAAMSGTRVSARGVGTIMGINPLPLIIPCHRVVAGDGLGGYSGGADGQGLATKRWLLEFEGALSPTLF; from the coding sequence ATGACCACACCATGCCGTGCTCTCGTACCGACGCCGGTCGGCACCGTGGCCGTCGACAGCAATGGATCGGCCGTCGTGCGCGTGGCCTGGCGAGTGACCACCGACGTACCGACCGATGACGAGACCATCGATCCCGTTCTCGCAGAGGCGATTCGACAGATCCGCGCCTATTTCGCCGGTGACCTGACCGAGTTCGACCTGCCTGTCGATCTCGATCGGATGTCGGACGCCGCCCGGGCGGTCCTGTCGACGCTGCACCGGACGGTCGCCCACGGCGACACGGTCACCTACGGCGAACTCGCGGCGATGAGCGGCACGCGGGTCTCTGCGCGCGGCGTCGGCACGATCATGGGGATCAACCCCCTGCCGTTGATCATCCCGTGTCATCGCGTCGTCGCCGGCGACGGACTCGGCGGCTACTCGGGCGGCGCGGACGGTCAGGGTCTGGCGACCAAACGCTGGCTGCTCGAGTTCGAGGGCGCTCTCTCGCCGACGCTGTTCTGA
- a CDS encoding alpha/beta fold hydrolase, with product MGLAHSDSHSTEPRLVETPTGPVEYVDVGSGPPLVFVHGSPGGCDQGVLMTRFLAGAHRVIAVSRPGYLGTPLGGDTRRPAAQAELVRAVLDSVGIDRFGLMCWSGGGPVAYSLAASVPERVYAIVAVAAVSTRFDPRSSLRGRLELSEEKLLFSRFGQWLATTVASKAPSTAISTLLSGEGDLSRVQIRALTAEIIADDDQRTLAIDLFDTVSGSRKAGFDNDFDQFRELDLPLAEVTAPVLAIHSRTDADVPFDQSVHAAQTLPDARLEAVDEGTHLSLWLGSDAPRLQSLVVEHLSGASRT from the coding sequence ATGGGGCTCGCTCACTCGGACAGTCACTCGACGGAACCGCGCCTCGTCGAGACGCCGACCGGGCCGGTCGAATATGTCGACGTCGGGTCCGGGCCGCCGCTGGTGTTCGTGCACGGGTCCCCGGGTGGCTGCGACCAGGGGGTCCTGATGACGCGCTTCCTGGCCGGGGCGCATCGCGTCATCGCGGTCTCTCGACCGGGCTACCTGGGTACGCCCCTGGGCGGCGACACACGACGTCCGGCCGCGCAGGCGGAACTGGTCAGGGCGGTGCTGGACTCGGTGGGGATCGATCGTTTCGGGCTGATGTGCTGGTCCGGTGGCGGGCCCGTCGCCTACTCGTTGGCGGCTTCCGTACCCGAGCGGGTGTACGCGATCGTCGCGGTCGCCGCGGTCAGCACCCGCTTCGATCCGCGGAGCAGCCTGCGTGGACGACTCGAACTGTCCGAGGAGAAGCTTCTCTTCAGTCGTTTCGGTCAGTGGCTGGCGACCACGGTCGCGTCGAAGGCGCCGTCCACGGCCATCTCGACACTCCTGTCCGGTGAGGGAGACCTGTCGCGTGTACAGATCAGGGCGCTCACCGCGGAGATCATCGCCGATGACGACCAGCGCACGCTGGCGATCGATCTGTTCGACACCGTGTCGGGGTCGCGAAAAGCTGGTTTCGACAATGACTTCGACCAATTTCGCGAACTCGACCTACCGCTCGCGGAGGTGACCGCACCCGTGCTGGCGATACACTCCCGAACCGACGCCGACGTCCCGTTCGATCAGAGTGTCCATGCCGCGCAGACGCTGCCCGATGCTCGCCTCGAAGCCGTCGACGAGGGAACGCACCTGTCGTTGTGGCTCGGCTCGGACGCTCCAAGGCTGCAGTCGCTGGTCGTCGAACATCTGTCCGGGGCGTCGCGCACATGA
- a CDS encoding recombinase family protein encodes MALGYARDSPGAHALAPQIDALTDAGVDPARIYTDATDRSAPAGQRPGMAALLDYARAGDTTVVVGIDRLGRNVREVMEVANQMTGRRIGLRSLREGIDTADPTGAMIVAVLASLAELDDDAPRRSDRSTPRTLRGSTSAIGRPRALDADQVVRAEQMRAQGVSVPRIAQELGVSRATLYRTLAERRSVR; translated from the coding sequence ATGGCCCTCGGTTACGCACGCGACTCCCCCGGCGCCCACGCACTCGCGCCCCAGATCGACGCGCTCACCGATGCCGGGGTGGACCCCGCGCGGATCTACACCGATGCGACCGATCGCTCCGCGCCCGCGGGTCAGCGGCCCGGGATGGCCGCCCTCCTCGACTACGCGCGAGCCGGCGACACCACGGTGGTCGTCGGCATCGACCGCCTCGGCCGGAACGTTCGCGAGGTCATGGAGGTCGCGAACCAGATGACCGGGCGCCGCATCGGACTGCGCTCGCTCCGCGAGGGAATCGACACCGCCGACCCGACCGGAGCGATGATCGTCGCGGTGCTGGCGTCGCTGGCCGAACTCGACGACGACGCGCCGAGACGGTCGGACCGTTCCACGCCGAGAACCCTGCGTGGGTCCACGTCGGCAATCGGCCGGCCGCGGGCGCTCGACGCCGATCAAGTGGTGCGCGCCGAACAGATGCGCGCGCAGGGGGTTTCCGTACCCAGGATCGCGCAAGAGCTCGGGGTGAGCCGCGCGACCCTGTATCGCACCCTGGCCGAGAGGCGTTCGGTCCGTTGA
- a CDS encoding chorismate mutase family protein, which translates to MTRSTNINSSASGGDDPNARELEALRTELDGIDDRLLEDVRARIEVCTRIAELKRRHAIPVMQPRRVGAVHEHAHRFAIDHGLSTDFLHALYDLMISETCRVEDLIVGTETSQRAEPDRDPARHPSAVASAD; encoded by the coding sequence ATGACCCGATCGACGAACATCAACAGCAGTGCGTCGGGTGGAGACGACCCCAACGCACGCGAACTGGAAGCCCTGCGAACGGAATTGGACGGGATCGACGACCGTCTGCTCGAAGACGTGCGGGCCCGGATCGAGGTCTGCACACGCATCGCGGAACTCAAACGACGGCACGCCATCCCGGTGATGCAGCCGCGCCGGGTCGGCGCTGTACACGAACACGCCCACCGGTTCGCCATCGATCACGGTTTGTCCACCGATTTCCTGCATGCCCTCTACGACCTCATGATCTCGGAGACCTGTCGGGTCGAGGATCTGATCGTCGGGACCGAGACGTCGCAGCGAGCGGAGCCGGATCGTGACCCCGCCCGACACCCGTCCGCCGTCGCGAGCGCGGACTGA
- the pabB gene encoding aminodeoxychorismate synthase component I: MDPVRTLLIDNYDSFTYNLYALLTQVNRREPVVVANDVPWTSVDLTAFDNVVVSPGPGRPDSPRDFGISARALTDSGLPVLGVCLGHQGLCHVFGSPVVRAPEPRHGRLSAVHHDGRGLFAGLPSPFRAVRYHSLAVVDVPDELEEQAWSDDGVLMAVRHRVLPMWGVQFHPESICSEYGRELLANFAAATRVRAHRGVSAGASRASATTERPASEASTSESAGSESAGNRHEGFRVRSVRVEHVLDPNSVYERLFAGGPNSYWLDRSAAEETDGRFSVMGDCSGPHAEYVTYRVPEMTVRVEHSDGTAEEVRSTFFDYLDAQLRARAVAAQPELPFAFCLGYVGYLGYELKADTGGQLAHASEQADAALVFADRAVVIDHGHGCAYVLALEPVESPDPDVATWLDETASTIREMRTATPAPATTPPLVPAPHEVPIVFRHNRQTYLRLIEDCLAEIRSGESYEVCLTNSATVHRSLDPVSGYSCLREISPMPYNALLQFAGMSVLSASPERFLKIGADGTVESKPIKGTRPRSADPTEDHHLRCALRASEKDRSENLMIVDLVRNDLSRVCVPGSVHVPSLFDIETYAPVHQMVSTVRGTLRNGVSAVDCVRAAFPGGSMTGAPKIRTMEIIDKLEAGPRGVYSGAIGFFSLTGTADLSIVIRTLVATGSEVTFGVGGAIVALSDPDEEFEETMVKALTMRRCLSVAEESGQ; the protein is encoded by the coding sequence GTGGACCCGGTGCGCACACTGCTGATCGACAACTACGACTCGTTCACGTACAACCTGTACGCATTGTTGACCCAGGTCAACCGCCGGGAGCCGGTCGTCGTCGCCAACGATGTGCCCTGGACGTCGGTGGACCTGACAGCTTTCGACAACGTGGTGGTCTCCCCCGGCCCGGGCCGTCCGGACTCCCCCCGCGACTTCGGGATCAGCGCACGGGCGCTGACCGACAGCGGACTACCCGTGCTCGGGGTGTGCCTGGGCCACCAGGGCCTGTGCCATGTGTTCGGCAGCCCGGTGGTACGGGCCCCTGAACCGCGGCACGGACGACTCAGCGCCGTCCACCACGACGGCCGCGGCTTGTTCGCGGGACTGCCCTCCCCGTTCCGGGCGGTCAGGTATCACTCGCTGGCGGTGGTGGATGTCCCCGACGAGTTGGAGGAGCAGGCGTGGTCCGACGACGGCGTCCTGATGGCGGTGCGCCACCGGGTGTTGCCGATGTGGGGAGTGCAGTTCCATCCGGAGTCGATCTGCAGCGAGTACGGCCGGGAGCTGTTGGCCAACTTCGCGGCGGCCACCCGGGTGCGAGCGCACCGCGGGGTCTCGGCCGGGGCGAGTCGGGCGTCGGCGACGACGGAGCGCCCGGCGAGTGAGGCGTCGACGAGTGAATCGGCGGGGAGTGAATCGGCGGGGAATCGGCACGAGGGTTTCCGGGTCCGATCGGTTCGGGTGGAACACGTTTTGGACCCGAACAGCGTCTATGAACGACTGTTCGCCGGTGGCCCGAACAGCTATTGGCTCGACCGGTCGGCGGCCGAGGAGACCGACGGTCGCTTCTCCGTCATGGGAGACTGCTCGGGCCCCCACGCCGAGTATGTGACTTACCGGGTCCCGGAAATGACTGTGCGAGTCGAACATTCGGACGGTACAGCGGAGGAGGTCCGCAGCACCTTCTTCGACTACCTCGACGCCCAGCTGCGGGCGCGTGCGGTGGCTGCGCAGCCTGAGCTGCCGTTCGCGTTCTGTCTGGGGTACGTCGGCTATCTCGGCTACGAGCTCAAAGCGGACACCGGCGGCCAGCTGGCGCATGCCTCCGAGCAGGCCGACGCTGCGCTTGTGTTCGCCGACCGCGCGGTGGTGATCGACCACGGACACGGGTGTGCGTATGTGCTCGCACTGGAACCGGTCGAGAGCCCGGATCCCGATGTCGCGACGTGGTTGGACGAGACGGCGTCGACCATTCGGGAGATGCGAACCGCCACACCCGCTCCGGCGACGACTCCCCCGCTGGTCCCGGCGCCCCACGAGGTGCCGATCGTGTTCCGCCACAACCGCCAGACGTACCTGAGGCTCATCGAGGACTGTCTGGCGGAGATCCGGTCCGGGGAGTCGTACGAGGTGTGTCTGACGAACTCGGCGACCGTGCACCGCAGCCTCGACCCCGTGTCCGGGTATTCGTGTCTGCGGGAGATCAGCCCGATGCCCTACAACGCCCTTCTGCAGTTCGCCGGGATGTCGGTGCTCAGCGCGTCGCCGGAACGGTTCTTGAAGATCGGTGCGGACGGGACGGTCGAGTCGAAGCCGATCAAGGGAACACGGCCGCGGTCGGCCGATCCCACCGAGGACCACCACTTGCGATGCGCGCTACGGGCGAGCGAGAAGGACCGGTCAGAGAACCTGATGATCGTGGACCTCGTCCGTAACGACCTGTCGCGTGTCTGCGTCCCGGGGTCGGTGCATGTGCCGTCACTGTTCGACATCGAGACCTACGCACCCGTGCATCAAATGGTGTCGACCGTGCGGGGGACGCTGCGGAACGGGGTGTCGGCGGTCGACTGTGTGCGGGCGGCCTTTCCCGGCGGTTCGATGACCGGCGCACCGAAGATCCGCACGATGGAGATCATCGACAAACTCGAGGCGGGTCCGCGGGGCGTGTACTCGGGGGCGATCGGCTTCTTCTCGCTCACCGGAACCGCCGACCTGTCGATCGTGATCCGCACGTTGGTGGCGACCGGTTCCGAGGTGACGTTCGGGGTCGGCGGCGCGATCGTCGCGCTGTCGGATCCGGACGAGGAGTTCGAGGAGACGATGGTCAAGGCCCTGACCATGCGGCGCTGCCTGTCCGTCGCCGAGGAGAGCGGCCAGTGA